From Quercus robur chromosome 8, dhQueRobu3.1, whole genome shotgun sequence:
gaaaccaactacttaaaaagagaattcaagttttggacagaaccaaggccttgtatggtcctcggacccaagcctctggggaaaccaactacttaaaaagagaatacaagttttggacagaaccaaggccttgtatggtcctcggacccaagcctctggggaaaccaactacttaaaaagataattcaagttttggacagaaccaaggtcttatatggtcctcggacccaagcctctggggaaaccaactacttaaaaagagaattcaagttttggacagaaccaaggccttgtatggtcctcggacccaagcctctggggaaaccaactacttaaaaagagaatacaagttttggacagaaccaaggccttgtatggtcctcggacccaagcctctggggaaaccaactacttaaaaagagaattcaagttttggacagaaccaaggccttgtatggtcctcgaacccaagcctctggggaaaccaactacttaaaaagagaattcaagttttggacagaaccaaggccttgtatggtcctcggacccaagcctctggggaaaccaactacttaaaaagagaattcaagttttggacagaaccaaggccttgtatggtcctcggacccaagcctctggggaaaccaactacttaaaaagagaattcaagttttggacagaaccaaggccttgtatggtcctcggacccaagcctctggggaaaccaactacttaaaaagagaatacaagttttggacagaaccaaggccttgtatggtcctcggacccaagcctctggggaaaccaactacttaaaaagagaatacaagttttggacagaaccaaggccttgtatggtcctcggacccaagcctctggggaaaccaactacttaaaaagagaattcaagttttggacagaaccaaggccttgtatggtcctcggacccaagcctctggggaaaccaactacttaaaaagagaattcaagttttggacagaaccaaggccttgtatggtcctcggacccaagcctctggggaaaccaactacttaaaaagagaatacaagttttggacagaaccaaggccttgtatggtcctcggacccaagcctttggggaaaccaactacttaaagggaaaaattgcgttacatggattctctagtttgccctcagatcctcaacactaaagggaccagtatggaatggagtaacgtgtttccaaaaagcataatcgaagtcatgcaatgctcagtcactccctcggatgaattatttaggaTTCGTCGTTCTCAGACAGTACTCTCGcgcttattacagaacgttcaaccgttatctcggttagtttcctaagtttagcttattatgagttattattattatgcctgatagtgtcggtagattagaattagttgggttgtgtttcaagagttcttgctttaaataccgccgaggagaaacacacacatggagcacacccattcacaaagtagtgttgtcaaaggaacagcattcaaaacaagtaaagaaatttccattttttactaaagcaaagaaatagtacagcgtacaatgaaaagctggaatcagtttgtgtcaaagctcactacataaccagaaagaaggaaagatacaagagaataaggtaaagccgaggaagtagatcagaggagaggttggctacagtgCCAAGAtcatgttcttcctcaatgctttcgcatgcccacaactcaaacagcaaaagagacccaactggagcctgacaccgctgaaggaaaggtgcagggagttggaagttgaggggctttctctaaatatttgctcgccacaaggcagaggcgctgatggcggagaatctttcttctgacaaaccaaaattctggcatgaacagaacctgcttcggattttgactgaaagagggagaaacaTCCTTTCCCCTCaatcgaaatggagtattctcttgaacttatgcttcctgtgcccatacctcactaTTTTGAGTTTCATGAGGGCACGGCGCTTCTGTGAcggagagagttccttcttcccaaccctcgccccaaacatgttgtgctaagggaggacagcattgagtataggagctgtgatttgggagaaaactaaagaattgGTGCGAGGGTGAAgtaactttctctcctatttatttaaagagataaggtggtggcatttaatgcaCGCAGCGCCCCAAGGAACGCAACAGACAAGATGGCttaggctcaatctccaacgccacctgtAACTaggggattaaaggagtctctggaaggtgcacctcgagCATTGGGACGCCAGAAAGTACCACGTAACCATAAACTACATAAATACCCTTAAAGTTATGGGCcaagtgaattcgcggcccaggcctgttctgcatgggggcccagcGGCAATGGCCCACACCGAGGAAtaaccgttgccgaggacaacttgctgctcggcacctcgtgaaatacctgaggaaagggagaaactgaactcaaagagtcttggacagaacctaggccttgtatggtcctcggacccaagcctatggggaaaccaaatactgagaaaacctaagttttggacagaacctagggcttgcatggtcctcggactcaagcctatggggaaaccaagtaatgagaaaaaatctaagtttaagACAGAACCCAGGCGTTACgatgtcctcggactcaagccttttgggaaatcaactgctcggatggagaagtttctcggctcaaatactggaaaaggttaaggccagtatGCTAAGGAGATGACGAAACGGCctgatgatcgttagcctaaggaaactgCTCATTGGgaaggtgacatgtcctcggataactacttcttacaccttatcgagcacTTAGCCCCCatctcggctaattttaaggtaagcCTCGTTTCTCAATGGTCGGATTGTTATatcgaataataattttattaaagttatggtggcgtctttttattaacaaatatttcaGTCTTAGTTGTCAttaattcaaatgctatattattgtgccgagcagcgtgtgtaaacttataaaacataaaaacagaacatgcgaaataaatgaatagcaacttttattaatatggaaaattgttacaacgtacaaagaagggcttaaacaagcctctacaaaaggtgaactgccgaagcagtaataaccactgcaatacagataagtaaacagtcaggggTCTTGTGGACTCATCTTCAAAGTCTGTCcgatctctgcctcagtactgctcatatcaggagaagaacctactttagaaaaagatggaggagaaggaagaagaattggaacacatggaagcacttcagcaagctcttgtcatcaaggagcgcaaaagaagaagaagatggaggacatgagcagaagatggaggagatgaatgaggaagatggaggacatgagtaaaagaaggaggagaagaagagggaagaaatgaaaagaaagaaaaaggagcaaaagagggagaaggaaaagcaccaggaaggatctggtggtggaaagaagaagaaagaaaagtaaagggtggcgccagtgaacgaagagaggaagaagcaggggcatttagtccctgccccagtcctgactcctagcaCACCGGTACcacattagatatgctcatgagagagcgggtggtgatgatgctgtgtgttctcggctcagtcacgtcgAAGGTGCGACGTGACGagttcctgcttcggattttggctgaaaggtaGGCGGGataaatcttgagtctccgccatccttgccccgatcgagccatctcgagcttgGTCAGAACAAGGTGTTTTTGGGACGGAGAAAGTTTCTTCATCACCTAggaccatggttttaaaaaccggtacgATGAAAGAACCGGTCGAGGAGCTAATTACCGGTTTTCTGGTCGGACCGAGGTTCAACCGATGGTTGAACCGGtgacgtcataaataatttaattattatttatttaaattatataaataattaataatttttaaattatatataaaaatatatatatatatatatattaacaagtgTGTGTAAAAGTCAAACAGGTGTAAAAACagtaaaatattatacaaaatcACTCAGTCACTCATCTCTCCCTAGTCCCTACTCTCTCGACACTGTGCTTtctccaacaacaaaaaaaaaaaaaaagtttccctTCCACAGACCAAATCGGCAAATCTCAGATCCAAAGCCTCCGATCCACTCCCAGATGCCACTCATCACCGGCCATCGATCCACTCATCGGTGCCATTCATCACCGACCACCGATCCACTCATCGGCGCCACTCATCACCGATTGCATCTCCACTGCCATCGGCGCCATTCATTACCGATCCAATCATCACCGATCcactgagtttttttttttcttttttctttccgtTATCCTCCATCGTCGTCGGCCCCACTGTTTCTTGGCCACCTCCACCATCGTTGATTCATTCTTTTAATCTCagttctggatttttttttcctttattgttGTGAAGCTTTATCGATTTGGGTTTTTGGATGGTTTATGGGTCTTGGTGGTGgctgggtttgtgggttgtggtggATGGTTGGGATGTTTTGTGGGTCTTGGTGGTGGCTGAGTTGTGGGTTTTGGGTGGGTAGTTGAAATGGTTTGAGGCGGAGAGGGCAAGCGGCGACTGGCGAGGCAGTGAGGTGGAGAGAGTGAGGCGGAGAGGGCGAGCGGCGACTGGCGAGGCAGTGAGGTGGAGAGAGTGAGGCGGAGAGGGCGAGCTCTGAGCGGCGAGGCAGAGAGGCTGTGAGCGGTGAGGAAGAGAGGCTGTGAGCTTGGGTGAGGCGGAGATATTGAGATTGGAGAGTCTGAGTTTGAGatagtgaaaaatgaaaatgacaaaCACAAAATGAGAGTGACTGAGTGAGCTTTAGGGTTAGGATCCCAGCCTAAAACGATGTAGTTTTGTTGTTTTAGGCCTAAAACAacaaaactacgtcgttttaggctgggaaaggacaaaaaaaattaaaaaataaataaccgGTCAGTAACCGGTTTAACCGTGCCGGTTCCCGGTTTTCCGGTTGAACCGGCTGGTTTTTACTGTTTCACggttttttcattattttcggTTTTTTAACATAACCGGACCGGATTGAAGGCCGGTTCCCGgtcggaccggccggtccggtccggtttttaaaactatgccTAGGACTGTGGCGAACATATTACGGGTCGATGTATAATCAGAGGGTAAATGTGAATtctgggaggaatctaaggACTTCAGTTTTCTGGGGGATTAAGGGATTCACATATGAAAGAAACAACTCATGTCCaccctctttatataagggacgaagaGGATGGCCTTAAATGTGTTCAGATCTTCAAGGAAATCTGCCAGCAAGAATGCGCCTATTCCGCTCCCCCACGTTATCAGTAGCCATTGAATTTGAGAGGTCTCGTGAAGGGAAAACATTAAAGACCTACTTCGGGTAGCCAAACGGACAGAACGTATAAATGCTAAATCAAGAAGGATATCTCGTAGATCGGAGCGTTTCCTGGGCATTCGGAGAATTGACAACGCCAGGGAAGGGTCGAATTAATTGAGCCGTAATAAAGGCTCggagttaccaaaacccccctctccaaccaagaggtcggacagcagggattttgaggggctattgtggggcccaacaatatatgggccaggcccacttgttcGCAGGAagctttaaggcccaagccgaagaaggtggTAGTCCAAGCTCATTAGCGCAAAGCACAAATGGGCCCAGAAAAGCGGCCAAGGACGGTGcagccctcggctggcccaaagctccaccaagaaaagGGGGCAAAAGCGGCATAAGGATaatcttgaaagaaaatctgaaatatctgggaaaggctgcccttactacctttCCCAGACAAAACTAACAGAGCCATgtcctttagctttatcaactacTCCCAATGACTTGGGtctgagactgatgggacaaatatcagtcttggaaatgtcgaccctacacgtggacgaaggaaattgaacgcatgcgagtataaaagaaaaaaatatgtaacctaaaggaCCCGGGGGGCAGTCCCACTAGGAAAAAGAGGGTTCCTGAGGTGAATACACCTAAGCCATGTATGAACACCTTAACAAAAACCACAACTGGGTaaacacgacttagcctttcgatcccactctctacaaatgatattgtatgggcccattcacgtcctGACCCAACTACAATTTTGGTTCGTTCTACGTgaccctacatatatatatatatatatatatatatattatataagtgAACAAGAAAATTTCAtgcattaataataaaattgcatGTTTGACTTTATTTGGCTTTGCTATTCTTTCTGTTTTCCCCATTCTTAATTTTCATAGCTTAGTGCTTAgccttataaattataatcatATTGCACttctgaaatatatatatacacacacgcacGCACGCACAACCAAAGACTTCATTGTTACAATTATTGATTTTGCTCACTAGTCTCTTCAATGGGGCTAAGTGTACAGTTATGGCTCATCTAGATTTCTTACTCTTGCATGCCCAGGCTCGACACCATTATGGTCACACCCAAGTGGAAGACGACAACTCAAATCACCCCTacccaattttatttttcagcaaaaaaaaaaattatggattttgtagccaaattattaaaaaaaaaaaaaaaatttgttttaaatttagaaattggTTAGTCCCATTAAATTGTTTGGCAAGTTATTTTCCcaaaacatttttgtttttttgtcttctAAATGACTGTGCAAAATAGAAAATCTCCCTAaagttgttttttattcttcattttcCGTTCCTAGTagcatttttttgtaataaaagcAACCGCTTTTCGTATTATTATTCTAACGAAAATCAATGTTCCTATCTGGCTGTCTCTCTAGTCTCTTCTCCCCCAAACGTCAGATTGAAAAGTTAAGAACCACTGATGTCCGCCGACGAAGATATATGTGACACCATGCCACGTTtgtcttattaaaataaaaagatatatatatatatatatatattttttttttttatgaaagtggCTTTCCTACCGGCTGCTACCATAGTAACATTTTACCCATTGGATCTGGGCATGCAAACAAGGGAAATACTAACGTTTGTTTTATTAGtttgcaaaaaattttgtactaaaattttatattaatgttAGAATTTCTTTTAACTTAAAACTCCTTTACGGGAATTTTTAGTTAATATGATCGTGATATGTAttattctttattcttcttTCATGTGAGTGAAATGTTAAATATCAATGTTATATGTATgtcttacaaattgatatgacactaataataattattaaaaaaaaaagcaattttgatacttatttattattttgttgaaatctACTAATTGGATTCATTACCacacaaatttataattttgtaatagctttaaaatttttcttcacatAATACAGCTCCTTTGTTGTGGTATCATACATCCAATGGCGGTAGAATCATGAATTTATCTATGGGGTCAAGTTAAAATGCAATGATTAAGTGTGGGTTTGGATACAAGTCCACGTCCGCGTTTGGCACTGTAGTgcgtttttagctttttttttttttttttttttcccagccaCAGTTGTTGACCAAGTCTTTCGTGAATAGTGCACGGGTGCACTATTCACAGACCCACAGTTGTTGACCAAGTCTTTCGTGAATAGTGCACGGGTGCACTATTCACAGACCTAGAAACTTCACTTTTTagtcactttttcattaaaaatgagttccAGGTACTATTcactcatttaaaaattattttgctacagtattttcagttttcaatttcagcaaaataagttttatccaaacggaccctaaattatttacacacacacacacatatattatatatactagcgTAAAAAAATCACAAGGTGTTGGTCTAGTGATTCCTAAGGCCACATAAAATCAATGAGGTCTTGAGTTCAAAACTCCTAACTGGCATCTTAGGATTActtgaagggttttttttttttttttttcctcctgtAATTAGCTAATGTGCATGGGAGAGGGGAACTACACATACTTGGAGGAATACTCAGTTTCTCAAATAGCTTTGGACATCcgcaataataaaaataaataaataaataaaaatagtaatgtcaaaaaattataaacattttCAACAtggaaatgaaatattttataaaataacagatgcataaaaaaaaatgtcaacaaaCTTGATAAATATGTGctgaaattaagaaaaatattatactTCTTAGTTTTTACCCCTCTTTTTGATCTAAAATCaaagtgtaaaataaaaaaaagtgaactATCTTGATTTAATCTCCTAAGCGTAGCGTGATAGTAAAACATAAATTTATTCAACTTTTTGGTCAAGTCATAAGAGAACTAGGTCATTCtagtcttattttattttatttttattagttggACAGTAACAAAATTGTGAGCTATGaaccattatttatttttatttttttaaaagatttaaaGTGACAATTTAGTAGACAATTGTTCATAAAATTATTACCTAGCAAATTaacttaattatattatatattcaaaataaaaaactctaacCAATTACACatgcacatatatatttaaaaattttagcacaTGAATATattaaacttaaaagaaaaacttatatGGACGTTGGGAGACCCATtaattgtttcaaaattttaaactattaggagataataaatttaatcaaatatttttaacaactatTGGCCTTAGTGGGCTCTACTGCTGCAGACAACCTTCGACAGTAACCACATTCCTCCACTTCTCTCGAATAGCAATGAGCAAGGCCACGTCCTCTATGTACCGTATCaatcaactatatatatatcatcgCATCTAACCAAATTCAGACTATCACCTTTGTATTCGTTGTGTATTTTCTTCCCTGTTCATGAAAAAGAATAGATGCACATGCACCATAGAGCCACTCAACTTGCCCACTCTGCAAAGCGTTGGATTGAGTTCGTACTCAACTTGCCCACTCTCCAAAGCCTTGGACTAAGTTCATAATGATACCCCTGGCCCCCACTAATACTCTAAATTGTATATTTAGGTACATATCTTACTGTTAAGAAATTTCACATCAATCAACTGACTTAACAAGTGCTACATACACTTATCCCACATGAGAGTCACATATTGGAATTGGATGATGGCTTTATATGTGCTTAggcttttttttgagaaagatatatGTGCTTAAGCTACCTTGGAAGTTTTGGCATGAGCCGCGTGGCCCTAGGGCTTACGCAGTTACGCTTATCAGACCTTCATCTActcttctctttcttaattatttagcaaaaaaaaaaaaaaaggaatttataTAACCATTCAATTGTCGTCTTACGTCCATTCAAAATGATAGCCTTGTTAAGAAATCTCACATCAATCGACTGACTTAACAAGTGCTATATACACTTATCCCACATGAGAGTCGCATATTGGAATTGGATGATGGCTTTATATGTgcttaggcttttttttttttttttttttttttgagaaagacataTGTGCTTAAGCTACCTTGGGAATTTTGCCATAAGCCGTGTGGCCCTAGGGCTTACGCAGTTACGCCTATCAGACCTTTATctactcttttctttcttaattatttagcaaaaaaaacaaaggaatttaTATAACCATTCAATTGTCGTCTTACGTCCATTCAAAATGATACCCCCGACCCCCACTGATACTCTAAATTGTATATTTGGGCACATATCTTACTGTTAAGAAATCTCACATCAATCAACTGACTTAACAAGTGCTATATATACTTATCCCACATGAGAGTTGCATATTGGAATTGGATGATGGCTTTATATGTGcttaggcctttttttttttttttttttttttttttttttttgagaaagatatatGTGCTTAAGCTACCTTGGGAGTTTTGGCATGGGCCGCGAGGCCCTAGGGCTTACGCAGTTATGCCTGTCAGACCTTTATCTACTCATCTCTTTCTTaattatttaggaaaaaaaaaaaaaaaaaagaatttatataaCCATTCAATTGTCGTGTTTATAGTAAATGGTATCAAATATCACCAACTTGCACACATGTACGTACAAAAGtgcaaaaacaaccaaaatcgtGAGTTGAAGACACATTTACAATTTTAATGGTTAATATTGAATATATCAAATGAGATACATAATTGGTAGACAAGGAACCATTCctcttttttattagtttttcctctccttttttttttaaatgttggctATAGTCCTTGCTTGCAGTACAAAAAAGTTGTCTAACACAACAATGTTCTCATTTAGCATTCAATCATATTACTAAGCGGAATGGTTTACAGTAGCACAAGATGTTAAATACTCACTCAGGTGAGATTGCAAATTATAGGTGGGTGAATTAGATTACAACTAATCATAACTGGTCAACGACACCTTTGGGTTGATTTGTGACAGGTaacattggattacattttggATCTTCTTCAGCTACTTGGCCTTGCTTCGCACATTCTGCTCCCTCACTGCTTTTGCCCCATAAAAGAACATACATGCCACTTATAACTAGGATAGATCCCAAGATACTGTCAATACCAATGAAAAAATTAAGTCAAGGACAGTTTAATTATCTGATAAACAAGAAACTAATGAAAAGTGGCCAAAAGTGTTAACCTTCCAAGGTACATTTGTTCATGCAAGACAGAGAAATCAAAGATGGCCACAAATATCTGTATGAAGGGGGTAAATGCTGATGTGAAGACTGGACCTCTTTGTTTGAGACACCATGACATTGCCACATAGCACAAGCCTGATCCCACCATCCCCTGTATCCAAAATTGAACTAGGTTTATGGAGTATGCATCCTAAGTTTAGATTAAATATTACTCAAAGAATAACTAATAAGAGatatgaatttgaaatttgaaaagaatgtttctacaaaattaaaagacaagtCATTTTGATTGTATGCTTTGCAACATTTGAATCTTAAAGAGAGTACTTACAGCATACACGACACTTAGTATCTCTAAACTACCTTTCAAAAACCACATGGCCAGGTTCCTCTTGATGATCAAACTCAAGATGCATGACTGAATGGCACCAAAGAAGTTCAAAATTGCTGTGCTTGAATATTGGCATGAATATCTTTTGCCAATCCTTGCTTGTATGAGGAACCATGAAGACCACATAAGGGAGCCTGCAACCAAAAATATCGAACCAATGGCCCACCTCTCTCTTGTAGCTGGAATCAACATGCCATGGTTTGTTATGTGAGTTGAGGCTTGTGAATGAGTTTTGCTTAAGGGCATTCCTTTGTAAAGGGTTAATAACAAAGCACCACTGACGCATACCAGAGTACCTAACACCTTAGCCCTCCCTCCTTTGCTTTTCAAGTTTACTTTCTCTAGACTGCAATTACAAACCAGAGATGAAAATATTGTATCTTCAGtcaataaaagtaataaattgtcttatttattttacttaccCAAATGGAAGTGCCAATAGAAATGTGTTAATAGGCACCATGTTCAAGAAAGCACAGGCGAATGTGGCAGATGTGTATTGGAGTCCAAGAAGGAAGAAGTATTGCGTGAATGTTACTCTGAAAAAACATCAGAAATTGTCTGAGGTTCTCAACAACAGTATAATGGTTATAATTCAAATGGACAATTAGCAGAACTCCATCAATGTAGAATGTCATTACTAACCCGATTAGAGCacttaagaaaaattgaaataatatacGAGCTGTAAGTTCTGGTCTACTTTTCCTGCAGGAAATCTTACCATATTTAGCCTCTTCATTAAACTTGTCCAAAAGAATAAGAGAATtctaatatatacatattacgGTAAAAAAGGGAGCATTTTGATTCAAGTGAAACGTTTTAGTTGACATGTGTTACCAACTCACCATTGAGCTGAATGAAATTATGCAAGTGAATATAATATATCCTAGCTGATAAATACAATCTTTAGATGGAAACGTTAAGAAGCTATTACCTTTCCCAGAAGTAGGCAATGGGCGCCAAGAAAATAGCAGCAATTGACTGTCTGTATgtaacaataattaattggtTCATTCCTTCATCAAGAACCTTCTTAAGAAACAAATTCACCACAGCCAGTGCAAAACTAACAGCTAACATGATAACTACAGGCTTCCATTCTCTAGAGCAGTTCATCTTAACTAGATGCACAGCCTACTCTCTCTTCTACCTTCTTGCTTAGAAACACAATGCAATAATAAGGCCTATTTGTGTGCTTGGATTTATAGGCAAAACCACTCCAAAATGGGAATGTACATGAATAAGAATCTGCAACACATCAACCCCTTTTTAGAAATGAACTTTGTGACCCTTGAGAGAATTTTGTAATCCTCTATTGCCACTAACTTTTGCATATGTGAGATTACTTCATAAGTTGCTAAGCTGATAACTATACGATACACATCATTATATGACCTCAAGAGTTTTATCAATACTCTACTTTTCATTTAAATACTAACCATTATGAGAACAGGAGAGCTCTGTGCCACTcaaattttctttgttgttaATCATATCATACATAGAAGCAATaagaatcataaaattaaaGTCCGACAGACATGACAAATTAGCATCCCTTTCTTATTAGTGGAATCTAATACTTAATGGAAATAAATTGGCCATTATCAGTGTAATATACGTGAGAACATTATGTCTATTCTTAGTTAAAAGCTAAATGAATGCTTGCTGACTATAACTCGTTATGCAAGGAAATTTTCTATTCATATACGCCAGTAAAGTTTGCATATTGCAAATGCCATTGTTATATTGTGCGTGTGTGAATGCAGCTATAAAGTTCTACATGAAACATTCGTTAATTAAATATGGAGAAACTATACTGAACTTTTTTCTACAGTTCCCTACGTGTGCACTCTCTGGGATTTGTATCACTTGTCAATATTTCATTGCATTGATTTATTCCTAATGCTATAAAGATGTTGGGATGGTTTGGTGTAAAGGGTGGAGATTGAAGGTGGCATATCCAATTAAAATATCATAGTTGTCCAAGTATATATGCTTGTGTATGTTTTGATTATTATCTTATTTGTATCAATGTAGTACTTTTCATTATTCCAAACATGCTggtctcaaaaagaaaaaaaaattattccaaaCATGCTGCGTTTCTTTTCTGGTGTAGCAAACACACAACTTTTCACGGAATTCAGGCAACTAAATAATGT
This genomic window contains:
- the LOC126696885 gene encoding WAT1-related protein At3g30340-like isoform X2 — translated: MNCSREWKPVVIMLAVSFALAVVNLFLKKVLDEGMNQLIIVTYRQSIAAIFLAPIAYFWERVTFTQYFFLLGLQYTSATFACAFLNMVPINTFLLALPFGLEKVNLKSKGGRAKVLGTLVCVSGALLLTLYKGMPLSKTHSQASTHITNHGMLIPATRERWAIGSIFLVAGSLMWSSWFLIQARIGKRYSCQYSSTAILNFFGAIQSCILSLIIKRNLAMWFLKGSLEILSVVYAGMVGSGLCYVAMSWCLKQRGPVFTSAFTPFIQIFVAIFDFSVLHEQMYLGSILGSILVISGMYVLLWGKSSEGAECAKQGQVAEEDPKCNPMLPVTNQPKGVVDQL
- the LOC126696885 gene encoding WAT1-related protein At3g30340-like isoform X1 gives rise to the protein MNCSREWKPVVIMLAVSFALAVVNLFLKKVLDEGMNQLIIVTYRQSIAAIFLAPIAYFWERKSRPELTARILFQFFLSALIGVTFTQYFFLLGLQYTSATFACAFLNMVPINTFLLALPFGLEKVNLKSKGGRAKVLGTLVCVSGALLLTLYKGMPLSKTHSQASTHITNHGMLIPATRERWAIGSIFLVAGSLMWSSWFLIQARIGKRYSCQYSSTAILNFFGAIQSCILSLIIKRNLAMWFLKGSLEILSVVYAGMVGSGLCYVAMSWCLKQRGPVFTSAFTPFIQIFVAIFDFSVLHEQMYLGSILGSILVISGMYVLLWGKSSEGAECAKQGQVAEEDPKCNPMLPVTNQPKGVVDQL